One stretch of Telopea speciosissima isolate NSW1024214 ecotype Mountain lineage unplaced genomic scaffold, Tspe_v1 Tspe_v1.0012, whole genome shotgun sequence DNA includes these proteins:
- the LOC122647090 gene encoding DNA-directed RNA polymerase subunit beta''-like encodes MELAKHFIRTNVEPEWMVLCLLPVLPPELRPIIQIDGGKLMSSDINELYRRVIYRNNTLTDLLRTSRSTPGELVMCQEKLVQEAVDTLLDNGIRGQPMRDGHNKVYKSFSDVIEGKEGRFRETLLGKRVDYSGRSVIVVGPSLSLHRCGLPREIAIELFQTFVIRGLIRQHLASNIGVAKSKIREKEPIVWEILQEVMQGHPVLLNRAPTLHRLGIQAFQPILVEGRAICLHPLVRKGFNADFDGDQMAVHVPLSLEAQAEARLLMFSHMNLLSPAIGDPISVPTQDMLMGLYVLTIGNRRGICANRYNPWNRRNYQNERIDDNNYKYIKKKEPYFCSSYDALGAYWQKRINLDSPLWLRWRLDQRVIASREVPIEVQYESLGIYHEIYGHYLIVRRSLRITDSNPLSNSTQRNMEVLMAERADLVFHNKAIDGTAMKRLISRLIDHFGMAYTSHILDQVKTLGFQQATTTSISLGIDDLLTISSKGWLVQDAEQQSLILEKHHHYGNVHTVEKLRQSIEIWYATSEYLRQEMNPNFRMTDPSNPVHIMSFSGARGNASQVHQLVGMRGLMSDPQGQMIDLPIQSNLREGLSLTEYIISCYGARKGVVDTAVRTSDAGYLTRRLVEVVQHIVVRRTDCGTIRGISVSPLNRMMAERIFIQTLIGRVLADDIYMGPRCIATRNQDIGIGLVNRFITFRAQPIYIRTPFTCRSTSWICRLCYGRSPTHGDLVELGEAVGIIAGQSIGEPGTQLTLRTFHTGGVFTGGTAEHVRAPANGKIKFNEALVHPTRTRHGHPAFLCYIDLSVTIEGQDIIHNVNIPPKSFLLVQNDQYVESEQVIAEIRAGISTLNFKERVRKHIYSDSEGEMHWSTDVYHAPEYTYGNVHLLPKTSHLWILSGDPCRSSIVPFSLHKDQDQINVHSLSVERRYISKLSVTNEQVRHKLFSSYPFSKRGERILDYSGPDRILCNSRCNFAYPGILHENSDLLAKRRRNRFIIPFQSNQERENELISRSGISIEIPINGIFRRNSILAYFDDPRYRRNSSGITKSGTIEVHSIVKKEDLIEYRRAKEFRPKCKMQTKVDRFFFIPEEVHILPGSSSIMVRNNSIIGVDTRITLNTRSRVGGLVRVERKKKRIELKIFSGDIHFPGETDKISRHSGILIPPGGGKKDSKESKKKWKNWIYVQRITPAKKKYFVLVRPVVTYERADGINLATLFPQDLLQERDNVQLQVVNYILYGNGKPIRGISHTSIQLVRTCLVVNWDQGKNVSSIEEEEVHASFVEVRANGLIQDFIRMDLVKSPISYIGKRNDRGGSGLIPHNGSDRTNRNPFYSKARIQELLRQHQGTVRTLLHRNQKKECQSLIILSSSNCSQMGPFNGLKYHNVTKESIKRDPLISIRNSLGPLGTVSKIANFYSSYYYLITHNQILVNKYLLFDNLKHTLQVFKYYLMDENGKIYNPDPCINIILNSFNLNWYFLHHNYCEETSTIISLGQFICENGCISKKGPHLKSGQVLIVHVDSLVIRSAKSYLATPGASVHGHYGEILYEGDTLVTFIYEKSRSGDITQGLPKVEQVLEVRSIDSISMNLEKRVEGWNKRITRILGIPWEFLIGTELTIAQSRISLVNKIQKVYRSQGVQIHNRHIEIIVRQITSKVLVSEDGMSNVFSPGELIGLLRAERTGRALEEAISYRAVLLGITRASLNTQSFISEASFQETARVLAKAALRGRIDWLKGLKENVVLGGMIPVGTGFKGLVRRSSEHNNIPLKIKKKNLFEGEMRDILFHHRELFYFCSPNNFHDISEQSFTGFNDS; translated from the exons ATGGAATTAGCTAAGCATTTTATTCGAACAAATGTAGAACCAGAATGGATGGTTTTGTGCCTATTACCAGTTCTTCCTCCCGAGTTGAGACCGATCATTCAGATAGATGGGGGTAAACTAATGAGTTCGGATATTAATGAACTCTATAGAAGAGTTATTTATCGGAACAATACTCTTACCGATTTATTAAGAACAAGTAGATCTACGCCAGGGGAATTAGTAATGTGTCAGGAGAAATTGGTACAAGAAGCCGTGGATACACTTCTTGATAATGGGATCCGTGGACAACCAATGAGGGATGGTCATAATAAAGTTTACAAGTCGTTTTCAGATGTAATTGAAGGCAAAGAAGGAAGATTTCGCGAGACTCTGCTTGGTAAACGGGTCGATTATTCGGGGCGCTCCGTCATTGTCGTGGGCCCTTCGCTTTCATTACATCGATGTGGATTGCCTCGCGAAATAGCAATAGAGCTTTTCCAGACATTTGTAATTCGTGGTCTAATCAGACAACATCTTGCTTCCAACATAGGGGTTGCTAAAagtaaaattagggaaaaagaaccaaTTGTATGGGAAATACTTCAAGAAGTTATGCAAGGGCATCCTGTATTGCTGAATAGAGCACCCACTTTGCATAGATTAGGCATCCAGGCATTCCAACCCATTTTAGTGGAAGGACGTGCTATTTGTTTACATCCATTAGTTCGTAAGGGATTCAATGCAGACTTTGATGGGGATCAAATGGCTGTTCATGTACCTTTATCTTTGGAGGCACAAGCGGAGGCTCGTTTACTTATGTTTTCTCATATGAATCTCTTATCTCCAGCTATTGGAGATCCCATTTCCGTACCAACTCAAGATATGCTTATGGGACTCTATGTATTAACGATCGGAAATCGTCGAGGTATTTGTGCAAATAGGTATAATCCATGGAATCGAAGAAACTATCAAAATGAAAGAATTGACGATAATAACTATaagtatataaaaaaaaaagaaccctaTTTTTGTAGTTCTTATGATGCACTTGGAGCTTATTGGCAGAAACGAATCAATTTAGATAGTCCTTTGTGGCTCCGGTGGCGGCTAGATCAACGCGTGATTGCATCAAGAGAAGTTCCCATCGAAGTTCAATATGAATCTTTGGGTATCTATCATGAGATTTATGGGCACTATCTAATAGTAAGAA GAAGTCTTCGAATCACTGACTCAAATCCATTGTCGAATTCTACTCAGCGGAATATGGAGGTACTTATGGCAGAACGGGCTGATCTGGTCTTTCACAATAAAGCGATAGATGGAACTGCCATGAAACGACTTATTAGCAGATTAATAGATCACTTCGGAATGGCATATACATCACACATCCTGGATCAAGTAAAGACTCTGGGTTTCCAGCAAGCCACTACCACATCCATTTCATTAGGAATTGATGATCTTTTAACAATATCTTCTAAGGGATGGCTAGTCCAAGATGCTGAACAACAAAgtttgattttggaaaaacaccatcattatgggaATGTACACACGGTAGAAAAATTACGTCAATCCATTGAGATATGGTATGCTACAAGTGAATATTTGCGACAAGAAATGAATCCTAATTTTAGGATGACGGACCCTTCTAATCCAGTCCATATAATGTCTTTTTCGGGAGCTAGAGGAAATGCATCTCAGGTACACCAATTAGTAGGGATGAGAGGATTAATGTCGGATCCCCAAGGACAAATGATTGATTTACCTATTCAAAGCAATTTACGCGAAGGACTCTCTTTAACAGAATATATCATTTCCTGCTACGGAGCCCGCAAGGGGGTTGTGGATACTGCTGTCCGAACATCAGATGCTGGATACCTCACGCGCAGGCTTGTTGAAGTAGTTCAACACATTGTTGTCCGTAGAACAGATTGTGGCACCATCCGAGGTATTTCTGTGAGTCCTCTAAATAGGATGATGGCGGAAAGAATTTTTATCCAAACATTAATCGGTCGTGTATTGGCAGACGATATATATATGGGTCCACGATGCATTGCCACCCGAAATCAAGATATCGGGATTGGGCTTGTCAATCGATTCATAACCTTTCGAGCACAACCAATATATATTCGAACTCCCTTTACTTGCAGGAGTACATCTTGGATCTGTCGATTATGTTATGGTCGGAGTCCCACTCATGGCGACCTGGTTGAATTGGGAGAAGCAGTAGGGATTATTGCGGGTCAATCTATTGGGGAACCCGGGACTCAACTAACATTAAGAACTTTTCATACCGGCGGAGTATTTACAGGCGGTACTGCAGAACACGTACGAGCTCCCGctaatggaaaaataaaattcaatgaGGCTTTGGTTCATCCCACACGTACACGTCATGGACATCCCGCCTTTCTATGTTATATAGACCTGTCTGTAACTATTGAGGGTCAGGATATTATACATAATGTGAATATTCCGCCAAAAAGTTTTCTTTTAGTTCAAAATGATCAATATGTAGAATCAGAACAAGTCATTGCTGAGATTCGCGCGGGTATATCTACTTTGAATTTTAAAGAGAGGGTTCGAAAACATATTTATTCTGACTCAGAGGGAGAAATGCACTGGAGTACCGACGTGTACCATGCGCCTGAATATACATACGGTAATGTGCATCTCTTACCAAAAACAAGTCATTTATGGATATTATCGGGAGATCCGTGCAGATCCAGTATAGTCCCTTTTTCGCTCCACAAGGATCAAGATCAAATAAACGTTCATTCTCTTTCTGTCGAACGAAGATATATTTCTAAGCTCTCAGTGACTAATGAGCAAGTGAGACACAAATTGTTTAGTTCGTACCCTTTCAGTAAAAGGGGGGAGAGGATTCTTGATTATTCAGGACCTGATCGAATCTTATGCAATAGTCGTTGTAATTTCGCGTATCCTGGCATTCTCCAcgaaaattctgatttattgGCAAAGAGGCGAAGAAATAGATTTATTATTCCATTCCAATCTAATCAAGAACGGGAGAACGAACTAATATCCCGTTCGGGTATCTCGATTGAAATACCCATAAATGGTATTTTTCGTAGAAACAGTATTCTTGCATATTTCGATGACCCCCGATACAGAAGAAACAGCTCGGGAATTACGAAATCTGGGACTATAGAGGTGCATTCAATCGTCAAAAAAGAGGATTTGATTGAGTATCGAAGAGCAAAAGAATTTAGGCCAAAATGCAAAATGCAAACGAAAGTAGATCGATTTTTTTTCATTCCCGAGGAAGTGCATATCTTACCCGGATCTTCTTCCATAATGGTACGGAACAATAGTATTATTGGAGTAGATACACGAATCACTTTAAATACAAGAAGCCGGGTAGGCGGATTGGTCCGagtggagagaaaaaaaaaaaggattgaacTGAAAATATTTTCTGGAGATATCCATTTTCCTGGAGAAACAGATAAGATATCTCGGCACAGTGGTATCTTGATACCCCcaggagggggaaaaaaagattctaaggaatcaaaaaaaaaatggaaaaattggATCTATGTCCAACGGATTACACCTGCCAAGAAAAAGTATTTTGTTTTGGTTCGACCCGTAGTCACATATGAAAGAGCAGACGGAATAAATTTAGCAACGCTTTTCCCACAGGATCTGTTGCAGGAAAGGGATAATGTGCAACTTCAAGTTGTCAATTATATCCTTTATGGAAATGGCAAACCAATTCGAGGAATTTCTCACACAAGTATTCAATTGGTTCGGACTTGTTTAGTAGTGAATTGGGACCAAGGCAAAAATGTCTCTtctatagaagaagaagaggttcATGCTTCCTTTGTTGAAGTAAGGGCAAATGGTCTTATTCAAGATTTCATAAGAATGGACTTAGTGAAGTCCCCCATTTCATATATCGGAAAAAGGAATGACCGGGGGGGTTCAGGATTGATCCCCCATAATGGATCAGATCGCACCAATAGAAATCCTTTTTATTCCAAGGCAAGGATTCAAGAATTACTTCGCCAACATCAAGGAACTGTTCGTACATTGTTGCATAGAAATCAAAAAAAGGAGTGCCAATCTTTGATAATTTTGTCATCATCCAATTGTTCTCAAATGGGTCCCTTCAATGGTTTGAAATATCACAATGTGacaaaagaatcaattaaaAGGGATCCCCTAATTTCAATTAGAAATTCGTTGGGTCCTTTAGGGACTGTCTCTAAAATTGCGAATTTTTATTCATCTTATTACTATTTAATAACTCATAATCAGattttggtaaataaatattTGCTATTTGACAATTTAAAACATACTTTGCAAgtatttaaatattatttaatggatgaaaatggaaaaatttATAATCCCGATCCATGCATTAACATCATTTTGAATTCATTCAATTTGAATTGGTATTTTCTCCATCACAATTATTGTGAAGAGACATCCACAATAATTAGCCTGGGACAGTTTATTTGTGAAAATGGATGTATATCCAAAAAAGGACCGCATCTAAAATCTGGCCAAGTTCTAATTGTTCATGTTGACTCTTTAGTAATAAGATCAGCTAAGTCCTATTTGGCCACTCCAGGAGCAAGCGTTCATGGCCATTATGGAGAAATCCTTTACGAGGGAGATACATTAGTTAcatttatatatgaaaaatcgAGATCTGGTGATATAACGCAGGGTCTTCCAAAAGTGGAACAGGTGTTAGAAGTGCGTTCAATTGATTCAATATCGATGAACCTAGAAAAGAGGGTTGAGGGTTGGAACAAACGTATAACAAGAATTCTTGGAATTCCTTGGGAATTCTTGATTGGCACCGAGCTAACCATAGCGCAAAGTCGGATCTCTTTGGTTAATAAGATTCAAAAGGTTTATCGATCCCAGGGGGTGCAGATCCATAATAGGCATATAGAAATTATTGTACGTCAAATAACATCAAAAGTATTGGTTTCAGAAGATGGAATGTCTAATGTTTTTTCACCTGGAGAACTAATTGGATTATTGCGAGCGGAGCGAACGGGGCGCGCTTTGGAAGAAGCGATCTCTTACCGAGCCGTCTTATTGGGAATAACGCGAGCATCTTTGAATACTCAAAGTTTCATATCCGAGGCGAGTTTTCAAGAAACTGCTCGAGTTTTAGCAAAAGCTGCTCTACGGGGTCGTATTGATTGGTTGAAAGGCCTGAAAGAGAACGTTGTTCTGGGGGGAATGATACCTGTTGGTACTGGATTCAAAGGATTGGTGCGCCGTTCAAGCGAACATAACAACATTcctttgaaaattaaaaagaaaaatctattCGAGGGGGAAATGAGAGATATTTTGTTCCACCACagagaattattttatttttgtagccCAAACAATTTCCATGATATATCAGAACAATCATTTACGGGATTTAATGATTCCTAA
- the LOC122647067 gene encoding 30S ribosomal protein S2, chloroplastic, which yields MTRRYWNINLEEMMEAGVHFGHGTRKWNPRMAPYISAKRKGIHITNLTRTARFLSEACDLVFDAASRGKQFLIVGTKKKAADLVASAAIRARCHYVNKKWLGGMSTNWSTTETRLHKFRDLRAEQRAGRLNRLPKRDAAMLKRQLSHLQAYLGGIQYMTGLPDIVIIVDQQEEYTALRECVTLGIPTICLIDTNCDPDLADISIPANDDAIASIRLILNKLVSAICEGRSSYIRNR from the coding sequence ATGACAAGAAGATATTGGAACATCAATTTGGAAGAGATGATGGAAGCAGGAGTTCATTTTGGCCATGGTACTCGGAAATGGAATCCTAGAATGGCACCTTACATCTCTGCAAAGCGTAAAGGTATTCATATTACAAATCTTACTAGAACTGCTCGTTTTTTATCAGAAGCTTGTGATTTAGTTTTTGATGCAGCAAGTAGGGGAAAACAATTCTTAATAGttggtacaaaaaaaaaagcagctgATTTAGTAGCATCGGCCGCAATAAGGGCTCGGTGTCATTATGTTAATAAAAAATGGCTCGGTGGTATGTCAACAAATTGGTCCACTACAGAAACGAGACTTCATAAGTTCAGAGACTTGAGAGCGGAACAAAGGGCGGGAAGACTTAACCGTCTTCCGAAAAGAGATGCAGCAATGTTGAAAAGACAACTATCTCACTTGCAAGCATATTTGGGTGGAATCCAATATATGACGGGGTTGCCTGATATTGTAATCATCGTTGATCAGCAAGAAGAATATACGGCTCTTCGAGAATGTGTCACTTTGGGAATTCCAACGATTTGTTTAATCGATACAAATTGTGACCCGGATCTCGCAGATATTTCAATTCCAGCGAATGATGACGCTATCGCTTCAATCCGATTAATTCTTAACAAATTAGTATCCGCAATTTGTGAGGGCCGTTCTAGCTATATAAGAAATCGTTGA
- the LOC122647044 gene encoding ATP synthase subunit alpha, chloroplastic, with the protein MVTIRADEISNIIRERIEQYSREVKIVNTGTVLQVGDGIARIHGLDEVMAGELVEFQEGTIGIALNLESNNVGVVLMGDGLMIQEGSSVKATGRIAQIPVSEAYLSRVINALAKPIDGRGEISASESRLIESPAPGIILRRSVYEPLQTGLIAIDSMIPIGRGQRELIIGDRQTGKTAVATDTILNQKGQNVICVYVAIGQKASSVAQVVTTFQERGAMEYTIVVAETADSPATLQYLAPYTGAALAEYFMYRERHTLIIYDDPSKQAQAYRQMSLLLRRPPGREAYPGDVFYLHSRLLERAAKLSSRLGEGSMTALPIVETQSGDVSAYIPTNVISITDGQIFLSADLFNAGIRPAINVGISVSRVGSAAQIKAMKQVAGKLKLELAQFAELEAFAQFASDLDKATQNQLARGQRLRELLKQSQSAPLTVEEQIVTIYTGTNGYLDSLEIGQVKKFLVQLRTYLKTNKPQFQEIIYSTKTFTEEAEALLKEAIQEQMERFLLQEQT; encoded by the coding sequence ATGGTAACAATTCGAGCCGACGAAATTAGTAATATTATTCGTGAACGTATTGAGCAATATAGTAGAGAAGTAAAGATTGTGAATACCGGCACCGTACTTCAAGTAGGCGACGGCATTGCTCGTATTCATGGTCTTGATGAAGTAATGGCAGGTGAATTAGTAGAATTTCAAGAGGGTACAATCGGTATTGCTCTGAATTTGGAATCAAATAATGTTGGTGTTGTATTAATGGGTGACGGTTTGATGATACAGGAAGGAAGTTCTGTAAAAGCAACAGGAAGAATTGCTCAGATACCAGTCAGTGAGGCTTATTTGAGCCGTGTTATAAATGCTCTCGCTAAACCTATTGATGGTAGGGGTGAAATTTCCGCTTCTGAATCTCGGTTAATTGAATCTCCCGCCCCAGGTATTATTTTGAGACGTTCCGTATATGAACCTCTTCAAACGGGGCTTATTGCTATTGATTCGATGATTCCTATAGGACGCGGTCAGCGAGAATTAATTATTGGGGACAGACAGACGGGTAAAACGGCAGTAGCCACAGATACTATTCTCAATCAAAAAGGGCAAAATGTAATATGTGTTTATGTAGCTATTGGTCAAAAAGCATCTTCTGTGGCTCAGGTAGTGACTACTTTCCAGGAAAGGGGGGCGATGGAATACACTATTGTGGTAGCCGAAACGGCAGACTCACCTGCTACATTACAATACCTAGCTCCTTATACAGGAGCCGCTCTGGCCGAATATTTTATGTATCGTGAACGACATACTTTAATCATTTATGATGATCCTTCCAAACAAGCACAAGCTTATCGCCAAATGTCTCTTCTATTACGAAGACCGCCCGGTCGCGAAGCTTATCCAggagatgttttttatttgcatTCACGCCTTTTGGAAAGAGCCGCTAAATTAAGTTCTCGTTTAGGTGAAGGAAGTATGACCGCCTTACCAATTGTTGAGACTCAATCGGGAGACGTTTCGGCTTATATTCCTACTAATGTAATTTCCATTACCGATGGACAAATATTCTTATCCGCTGATCTATTCAATGCTGGAATCCGACCTGCTATTAATGTGGGTATTTCGGTCTCCAGAGTAGGATCTGCAGCTCAAATTAAAGCCATGAAACAGGTAGCTGGCAAATTAAAATTGGAACTAGCTCAATTTGCAGAGTTAGAAGCCTTTGCACAATTCGCTTCTGATCTCGATAAAGCTACTCAGAATCAATTGGCAAGAGGTCAACGATTGCGTGAATTGCTCAAACAATCCCAATCAGCCCCTCTCACGGTGGAAGAACAGATAGTTACTATTTATACCGGAACGAATGGGTATCTTGATTCGTTAGAAATTGGACAGGTAAAGAAATTTCTCGTTCAGTTACGTACCTACTTAAAAACCAATAAACCTCAGTTCCAAGAAATAATATATTCTACTAAGACATTCACCGAGGAAGCGGAAGCTCTTTTGAAGGAAGCTATTCAGGAACAGATGGAACGCTTTCTACTTCAGGaacaaacataa
- the LOC122647076 gene encoding ATP synthase subunit b, chloroplastic, with amino-acid sequence MKNGTDSFLSLGYWPSAGSFGFNTDILATNPINLSVVLGVLIFFGKGVLSDLLDNRKQRILSTIRNSEELREGAIERLEKARARLRKVEMEADEFRVNGYSEIEREKLNLINSTYKNLERLENYKNETIQFEQQRAINQVRQRVFQQALQGALGTLNSCLNNELHLRTISANIGMFGAMKEITD; translated from the exons ATGAAAAATGGAACCgattctttcctttccttgggTTACTGGCCATCCGCCGGGAGTTTCGGGTTTAATACCGATATTTTAGCAACAAATCCAATAAATCTAAGTGTAGTGCTTGGTGTATTGATCTTTTTTGGAAAGGGAGTGT TAAGTGATTTATTAGATAATCGAAAACAGAGGATCTTGAGTACTATTCGAAATTCAGAAGAACTACGTGAAGGGGCTATTGAACGGCTGGAAAAAGCCCGGGCCCGCTTACGGAAAGTAGAAATGGAGGCAGATGAGTTTCGAGTGAATGGGTACTCTGAGATAGAACGagaaaaattaaatttgatTAATTCGACTTATAAGAATTTGGAACGattagaaaattacaaaaatgaaaCTATTCAGTTTGAACAACAAAGAGCCATTAATCAAGTCCGACAACGAGTTTTCCAACAAGCCTTACAAGGAGCTCTAGGAACTCTGAATAGTTGTTTGAACAATGAGTTACATTTACGCACCATCAGTGCTAATATTGGTATGTTTGGGGCGATGAAAGAAATAACTGATTAG